In the Podospora pseudocomata strain CBS 415.72m chromosome 5, whole genome shotgun sequence genome, one interval contains:
- a CDS encoding hypothetical protein (COG:E; EggNog:ENOG503NXSE), whose product MYLDVQYRALTRGTVLHEFGHLLAFNHEHQSPKSIIQWNKTAVAMELRHRTSRFLEDNYFHTFQGPDIECTAFDPNNIMMYGIPARWTLNWQTYHKPTVLSQLDKSFAAQQYPFPPPRQPTPPPQQVALPRVLEVACHCGDTLSQPYNFRQRRVCRCQQSVKA is encoded by the coding sequence ATGTATCTGGATGTTCAGTACAGAGCATTGACGCGCGGCACAGTGCTCCATGAGTTTGGACATCTCCTTGCTTTCAACCATGAACATCAGTCTCCTAAATCAATCATTCAATGGAACAAGACGGCTGTCGCAATGGAACTCCGACACAGAACGTCCCGCTTTCTGGAAGACAACTACTTCCACACCTTTCAAGGCCCTGATATTGAATGTACAGCTTTTGatcccaacaacatcatgatGTACGGTATTCCTGCGAGGTGGACGCTGAATTGGCAGACGTACCACAAGCCTACTGTTCTTTCCCAATTGGACAAATCTTTCGCCGCTCAACAGTacccattcccaccacctcgccaaccaacaccaccaccacagcaagTAGCACTACCTCGCGTATTGGAAGTGGCTTGCCATTGCGGAGACACGCTCAGCCAACCGTATAACTTTCGTCAGCGCAGGGTTTGCCGATGTCAACAATCGGTCAAGGCCTGA
- a CDS encoding hypothetical protein (EggNog:ENOG503PAT3): MVVLLVRVGAFMSAVPKPCDDGKLIGRRAPDTRALKSHAFPNFSGLCFHHDNMATSPSVTMTTTATTVLHQITASPPQPGPTVIPDTSLVLNLGNLLASVEDFDEALRQRPRTSCWQDAVDAIEKAKNADKEKASNSRVRGYLRKSKVEISMLESLTGVIPDQNGLSILRCGLATIFSMATVRLQLQETILDALEDIPDTFAQALNALSCFPDAPDVLLAVRELYCILLFQVDTLIRVLLRSHPQKNRMKSLWSQLPAKETEVVHLALQEVARAAARVSQCSQAALERTVANIDRKMDHFGDTIMSAIGQVRIQERDIQPDLESVVRTAIQDTLDKWRPSLSESQPPVLYILEASPQTPSASFPWHHSSISPMSISPGPILSSYSAPQKPVPLPTSPSPSPTASPNRALPSMFPLTPTKTVPPASSSDLLLARFGVSDGLSEDVLDDVTQQSSRLRPDAISRGMYLLSTDRFLRWIQAPRWFSDMILVDGHCTDAVVDKVSPMTTVCAHVVTALRENPSAIVLYHFCGQNTSFLDPLRGTFGLVRNLVRQLCQHALHLNLNGHMADTIDEYNLPALCDLFSEVIKQLDPSQPVFCIVDGVSELETVLDGWWDDVCDFIECLLEHVNTAPEHRKGPALRVMLTSMERATRLADDGVVPKDRTVSLIARRSDYAGFVTDL, encoded by the exons ATGGTTGTGCTGTTGGTTCGGGTTGGCGCTTTCATGTCAGCGGTTCCAAAGCCTTGTGATGACGGGAAGCTCATTGGCCGGCGGGCACCAGACACTCGGGCTCTTAAATCCCATGCCTTCCCCAATTTCTCTGGTCTCTGTTTCCACCATGACAACATGGCAACTTCTCCATCTGTTACgatgaccaccaccgccaccacagTCCTTCACCAGATCACCGCTTCACCGCCTCAACCAGGACCAACCGTCATCCCGGACACGTCGCTCGTGTT GAATCTAGGCAACCTGCTGGCCAGCGTTGAAGATTTTGACGAGGCTCTCCGCCAGCGTCCCAGAACCAGCTGTTGGCAAGATGCCGTAGATGCCATTGAGAAAGCCAAGAATGCGGACAAGGAAAAGGCGAGCAACTCCCGCGTTCGAGGCTACCTGAGAAAGTCCAAGGTCGAGATCAGTATGCTCGAGTCGCTCACCGGCGTAATTCCGGACCAGAATGGTTTGAGCATCCTTCGCTGCGGTCTGGCAACCATCTTCAGCATGGCGACGGTGCGTCTGCAGCTCCAAGAGACCATTCTCGACGCGTTGGAGGATATTCCCGACACTTTTGCCCAAGCCCTCAACGCATTGAGTTGTTTTCCGGATGCCCCAGACGTCCTGCTCGCTGTGAGGGAGCTGTACTGCATCCTGCTTTTCCAGGTCGATACGCTCATACGTGTCTTACTCCGCAGCCATCCCCAGAAAAATAGGATGAAGTCTCTCTGGAGTCAGCTTCCAGCAAAGGAGACCGAGGTCGTCCACCTCGCTCTGCAGGAGGTGGCACGAGCCGCTGCGCGTGTATCACAATGCTCGCAGGCAGCGCTGGAGCGAACTGTGGCCAACATCGACCGCAAAATGGACCATTTTGGGGACACTATCATGTCGGCCATAGGTCAAGTCCGCATACAAGAGCGGGATATACAACCAGACCTCGAGAGCGTCGTACGAACCGCCATCCAGGATACCCTCGATAAATGGAGGCCTTCACTTTCGGAGAGCCAACCTCCTGTACTCTACATTCTCGAGGCATCTCCACAGACTCCATCGGCTTCTTTCCCTTGGCACCATAGCTCAATAAGCCCTATGTCGATATCTCCGGGGCCTATATTGTCGTCATACTCTGCCCCACAAAAGCCGGTGCCGTTGCCAACATCACCGTCACCCTCGCCCACAGCGTCACCGAACAGGGCACTGCCATCAATGTTTCCATTAACCCCAACTAAGACAGTACCACCAGCAAGTTCCAGCGATCTACTGCTAGCCAGGTTCGGGGTGTCAGATGGCCTATCAGAGGATGTGCTTGACGACGTCACCCAGCAAAGCAGCCGGCTTCGACCTGACGCCATCAGCCGTGGCATGTATCTCCTGTCTACCGATCGCTTTCTCAGATGGATTCAAGCACCGCGTTGGTTCTCGGACATGATTCTTGTCGATGGACACTGCACTGATGCCGTAGTCGACAAAGTCTCACCCATGACGACTGTTTGTGCTCACGTTGTCACGGCGCTACGTGAGAACCCATCGGCTATCGTTCTGTATCACTTTTGCGGCCAAAATACCTCCTTCCTAGACCCTTTACGCGGAACTTTTGGCTTAGTCCGGAACCTGGTTCGTCAATTGTGTCAGCACGCATTACATCTAAACCTCAACGGCCACATGGCCGACACGATAGATGAGTATAATCTCCCAGCGCTTTGCGATCTCTTTAGCGAAGTCATAAAGCAGCTTGATCCGTCTCAACCAGTCTTCTGCATCGTTGACGGAGTCTCAGAGTTGGAGACAGTGCTGGATGGTTGGTGGGATGATGTTTGTGACTTTATAGAGTGTCTGTTGGAGCATGTCAACACCGCCCCCGAACATCGAAAGGGTCCGGCGCTGAGAGTAATGCTTACCTCCATGGAAAGAGCTACACGGTTGGCAGATGACGGAGTGGTGCCCAAAGATCGGACGGTATCCCTTATCGCGAGGCGGAGTGACTACGCAGGTTTTGTCACAGATTTGTGA